One window of Gilliamella sp. B3022 genomic DNA carries:
- the lpcA gene encoding D-sedoheptulose 7-phosphate isomerase yields the protein MYINNIRNELTQAIEVLTNFVSDDKNLEVIQQAAVLIADSFKQGGKVLSCGNGGSHCDAMHFAEELTGRFRDNRPSYPAIAISDVSHISCVGNDYGFDYIFSRYVEGVGNQGDVLLGISTSGNSTNVIKAIEAAKQKGMKIITLTGKDGGKMNGLADVDIRVPHFGYADRVQEIHIKVIHILILLIEKEMIK from the coding sequence ATGTATATTAATAATATTCGAAATGAATTAACCCAAGCTATTGAAGTATTAACAAACTTTGTTTCGGATGATAAAAATCTTGAAGTTATTCAACAAGCAGCGGTATTAATTGCCGATTCATTTAAGCAAGGCGGTAAGGTTCTATCCTGCGGTAATGGCGGTTCTCATTGTGATGCTATGCATTTTGCTGAAGAGTTAACGGGTCGTTTTCGTGATAATCGTCCTTCATATCCAGCGATTGCAATATCTGATGTGAGCCATATTTCATGTGTAGGTAATGATTACGGATTTGATTATATTTTTTCACGCTACGTGGAAGGTGTGGGTAATCAAGGTGATGTACTACTTGGCATTTCAACTTCAGGCAATTCAACTAATGTTATTAAAGCCATTGAAGCGGCTAAACAAAAAGGCATGAAGATCATTACACTCACTGGTAAAGATGGCGGAAAAATGAATGGTCTTGCTGATGTGGATATCCGTGTTCCGCATTTTGGCTATGCTGATCGCGTACAAGAAATCCATATTAAAGTTATTCATATTCTTATTTTGCTTATTGAAAAAGAGATGATCAAATAA
- the mdtH gene encoding multidrug efflux MFS transporter MdtH → MPIPSQIRKTGRQILLLDNLFIVLGFYVVFPLVSTHFVSQVGWSALFVGFALGLRQFVQQGFGIIGGAIADRFGAKPMIVTGMFLRCIGFISMAIANEPWLLLLSCLLSALGGLLFDPPRMGLTIKFTRPHERGKFISLLMIQDNAGAVIGALIGGILIDYDFHLVCWCGAFIFFLCGIFNMFFLPAYHIAIGKASIINGMKMVVKDKKFTSYVLTLTGYYVLWVQIMLMLPLTITQVSGSPSYVKWMYAIQACISLVLLYPLARLSEKYFRLDQRLKFGLFLMSFAFIIIGFTTHLSMLLSLIALFYLGAIIAEPARETLSTVLTNPKAKGSYMGFSRLGLALGGFMGYTGAGWLYDIAIQIGFPHLPWIILTFIGLVTLAYLQYLFKNEPPMVRIKMKKIG, encoded by the coding sequence ATGCCAATACCATCTCAAATTCGCAAAACTGGCAGACAAATACTCTTGTTAGATAATTTATTTATTGTTTTAGGTTTTTATGTCGTTTTTCCTCTGGTTTCAACGCATTTTGTAAGTCAAGTTGGATGGAGTGCCCTCTTTGTCGGTTTTGCTTTAGGTCTTCGACAATTTGTGCAACAAGGTTTTGGCATTATTGGTGGTGCGATAGCGGATCGTTTTGGCGCAAAACCAATGATTGTTACAGGAATGTTTTTGCGTTGTATCGGATTTATTTCGATGGCGATTGCTAATGAACCTTGGCTATTATTACTTTCTTGTTTGCTTTCCGCATTAGGAGGGTTACTCTTTGATCCTCCTCGAATGGGATTAACCATTAAATTTACTCGTCCACATGAGCGAGGCAAATTTATTTCGTTATTAATGATACAAGATAATGCCGGGGCAGTTATTGGTGCGCTTATTGGTGGAATTCTGATTGATTATGACTTTCATTTAGTTTGTTGGTGTGGGGCTTTCATTTTTTTCTTGTGCGGTATTTTCAACATGTTCTTTTTGCCAGCTTACCATATTGCCATAGGTAAAGCCTCGATTATTAATGGTATGAAAATGGTTGTAAAAGATAAGAAATTTACCAGTTATGTGCTTACTTTGACCGGCTATTATGTATTATGGGTACAAATAATGTTGATGTTACCGCTCACTATAACTCAGGTATCTGGTAGCCCTAGTTATGTAAAATGGATGTATGCAATTCAAGCTTGTATATCACTAGTATTGCTTTATCCACTAGCACGTTTAAGTGAAAAATATTTTAGATTAGATCAACGTCTTAAATTCGGTCTGTTCTTGATGTCATTTGCTTTCATCATTATTGGTTTCACTACACATTTATCTATGCTTTTATCACTAATTGCACTATTTTATTTAGGAGCAATTATTGCTGAACCTGCCCGAGAAACATTATCAACGGTCCTAACGAATCCTAAAGCTAAAGGCAGTTATATGGGATTTAGTCGGTTAGGACTTGCCCTAGGTGGATTTATGGGTTATACCGGTGCAGGATGGCTTTATGATATTGCCATACAGATTGGTTTTCCGCATCTGCCTTGGATTATTTTAACTTTTATTGGTTTAGTAACATTAGCCTATTTACAATATCTATTCAAAAATGAACCACCTATGGTTCGCATAAAGATGAAAAAGATTGGATAA
- a CDS encoding class II glutamine amidotransferase, protein MCELLGMSANVPTDICFSFTSLIKRGGDKGPHKDGWGITFYEGKGCRTFKDPEPCSYSAIAKMVQEYPIKSKAVVAHIRQANRGAVALENTHPFTRQLWGKNWTFAHNGQLTDYQDLNTGFFQPIGETDSEYAFCYLINQLHQKFPQQPCDVLVLFRFIKLCADKLSEQGIFNMLLSDGQFVLAYCTTNLHWITRRAPFGKAKLLDEDVEIDFQKHTTPNDVVTIISTLPLTSNETWHKLDRSEAILFKNGEIIQSFSSLCEP, encoded by the coding sequence ATGTGTGAATTGTTGGGTATGAGTGCTAATGTGCCAACAGATATCTGCTTTAGTTTCACCAGTTTAATTAAAAGAGGTGGAGATAAAGGTCCCCATAAAGATGGCTGGGGAATCACTTTCTATGAAGGCAAAGGTTGCCGAACATTCAAAGATCCCGAACCTTGTAGTTACTCTGCTATCGCCAAAATGGTTCAAGAGTATCCTATCAAATCTAAAGCAGTAGTTGCACATATTCGACAAGCTAATCGTGGCGCTGTTGCACTTGAAAATACCCATCCATTTACCCGTCAGTTGTGGGGAAAAAATTGGACTTTTGCCCACAATGGTCAACTGACTGATTACCAAGATCTCAATACAGGTTTTTTTCAACCAATAGGTGAAACAGATAGCGAATATGCTTTTTGTTATTTAATTAACCAATTACACCAAAAATTCCCTCAGCAACCCTGTGATGTTCTCGTTTTATTTCGCTTTATCAAACTTTGTGCTGATAAGCTAAGTGAGCAAGGAATATTCAATATGTTACTTTCTGATGGGCAGTTTGTACTTGCTTACTGTACCACTAATCTGCATTGGATAACCCGTAGAGCGCCATTTGGCAAAGCAAAATTACTTGATGAAGATGTAGAAATTGATTTTCAAAAACATACAACACCGAATGATGTAGTTACCATTATTTCTACCTTACCTTTAACATCAAATGAGACTTGGCATAAACTTGATAGAAGCGAAGCAATCTTGTTTAAAAATGGTGAAATTATCCAATCTTTTTCATCTTTATGCGAACCATAG
- the tatC gene encoding twin-arginine translocase subunit TatC, with protein MTDDATQPLIGHLVELRARLLRCIICILVVFAGLLYFSNEIYHIVANPLISQLPQGSSMIATDIAAPFFTPIKLTAVVAIFISIPYVLYQVWGFVAPALYQHEKRLVMPLIVSSTILFYLGIAFAYFVVFPLAFYFFIHTAPVDVAINTDITKYLDFVMTLFIVFGFAFEVPVAIILLCWTGITTPQSLRKKRPYIIVGVFAVAMFVTPPDVFSQILLAVPICLLFEIGTFFARFYQPRQHQDSEEDNFASNDDEK; from the coding sequence ATGACTGACGACGCTACACAACCTTTAATTGGACATCTTGTCGAACTCAGAGCACGGCTGCTACGTTGTATTATTTGTATTCTAGTCGTATTTGCTGGTTTGCTCTATTTTTCTAATGAAATTTATCATATTGTGGCTAATCCACTTATCAGCCAGCTACCACAAGGTAGCAGTATGATCGCAACGGATATTGCTGCACCATTTTTTACCCCCATTAAATTAACTGCTGTAGTAGCGATATTTATCTCAATTCCTTATGTACTTTACCAAGTATGGGGATTTGTTGCCCCCGCTTTGTATCAGCATGAAAAACGTCTGGTCATGCCATTAATTGTATCTAGCACCATTCTTTTTTATCTTGGTATTGCATTTGCTTATTTTGTAGTATTTCCGCTGGCATTTTATTTTTTTATTCATACGGCACCTGTTGATGTAGCAATTAATACTGATATCACGAAATATCTTGATTTTGTGATGACACTTTTTATTGTATTTGGCTTCGCTTTTGAAGTCCCGGTTGCCATTATATTACTCTGTTGGACAGGTATAACTACGCCTCAAAGCTTACGTAAAAAACGCCCATATATTATTGTCGGGGTGTTTGCTGTTGCTATGTTTGTCACACCTCCAGATGTCTTTTCTCAAATTTTATTAGCTGTACCTATCTGTCTGCTTTTCGAAATTGGTACTTTCTTTGCTCGTTTTTACCAACCACGTCAACACCAAGACAGTGAAGAAGATAATTTTGCATCGAATGATGATGAAAAGTAA
- a CDS encoding methylglyoxal synthase: MRYTTRKLPAKKNIALVAHDHLKESLLTWCQKNSEKLAHHNLWGTGTTGRLIKKEIGLNITPMLSGPMGGDQQIGALIAEGKIDMLIFFWDPLNAAPHDPDVKALLRLATVWNIPVATNQATANALIQSAMFEHEVDIEIPDYQGYLIERVQ, translated from the coding sequence ATGCGTTATACCACTCGTAAATTACCTGCAAAAAAAAATATTGCGTTAGTTGCACACGATCACTTGAAAGAATCATTACTAACCTGGTGTCAAAAAAATAGTGAAAAGCTTGCACATCATAATTTATGGGGTACAGGAACAACTGGCAGATTAATAAAAAAAGAGATCGGATTAAATATTACGCCAATGCTTAGTGGTCCAATGGGTGGAGATCAGCAAATTGGCGCTTTAATCGCAGAAGGTAAAATTGATATGCTTATCTTCTTTTGGGATCCACTTAACGCCGCACCGCATGATCCAGATGTTAAAGCGTTACTGCGGTTAGCAACAGTTTGGAATATTCCTGTTGCAACTAATCAAGCTACTGCTAATGCATTAATTCAATCAGCAATGTTTGAACATGAAGTCGATATCGAAATTCCTGATTACCAAGGTTATTTAATCGAAAGAGTCCAGTAA
- the ribH gene encoding 6,7-dimethyl-8-ribityllumazine synthase, giving the protein MQTVTGQVAAPNAKVAIIVARFNQFINESLVNGAVDALTRIGQVDEKNITVIWVPGAYEIPLTAKVAAQSKKYDAIVALGTVIRGSTAHFDFVAGESSSGLLSASLDHTLPVGFGILTTESIEQAIERAGTKAGNKGAEAALTALEMLNIIKAIKE; this is encoded by the coding sequence ATGCAAACTGTAACAGGTCAAGTTGCTGCACCTAATGCTAAAGTTGCCATTATAGTGGCTCGATTTAATCAATTTATTAATGAAAGTTTGGTCAATGGTGCTGTTGATGCGTTAACTCGTATCGGTCAAGTTGACGAAAAAAACATTACGGTAATTTGGGTGCCAGGTGCTTACGAAATTCCCTTAACCGCTAAAGTTGCAGCTCAATCAAAAAAATACGATGCAATTGTGGCGTTAGGTACAGTTATTCGTGGTAGCACTGCACATTTTGACTTTGTTGCGGGCGAATCAAGTTCTGGATTATTGAGTGCAAGTTTGGATCATACTCTTCCCGTAGGATTTGGTATTTTAACAACCGAATCTATTGAACAAGCTATTGAACGTGCAGGTACAAAAGCTGGCAATAAAGGTGCCGAAGCAGCGTTAACTGCATTAGAAATGCTAAATATTATCAAAGCAATTAAGGAGTAA
- a CDS encoding porin, producing MKRNLLAIAIPALLIAGTANASIEVWNKDGNKVDFYGRVYALNYITDRNNQTGEGDKTTARLGMSGQTQITDSLTGYGRWEYEAKTGKDADNETRYAFAGLNFGDFGSFDYGRNDGVLKTLTSYTDVLPEFGGDASNNDFYALTARTKAVATYRNSDFFGLVDGLRFAVQYADNGDNSSTDHFNRQTQNGHNSAEAWGSVVDWDVLDTGLTVGAGYAQTGGHKDAKSWSAGVKYDNNNIYLAALYIEGKQKYGWNNASTNRRADDLKTKGFEIVAQYGIDFDIGRLTPSVAYIQHKVKDASSLTSDAGLKGNDLAKYVDVGLTYDFNKNLSAIVDYKINLLDKDDIGARRALYEDGTFTKSQIKATAKDTVALGLIYQF from the coding sequence ATGAAACGTAATCTATTAGCAATCGCTATCCCTGCGCTTTTAATTGCAGGTACAGCTAACGCTTCTATTGAAGTATGGAACAAAGATGGAAATAAAGTTGACTTTTATGGTCGAGTTTATGCTTTAAACTATATTACTGATCGCAACAATCAAACTGGCGAAGGTGACAAAACTACCGCTCGTTTAGGCATGTCAGGACAAACACAAATCACTGACAGTTTAACAGGTTATGGTCGTTGGGAATATGAAGCAAAAACAGGTAAAGACGCTGATAACGAAACTCGTTATGCATTTGCTGGTTTAAACTTTGGTGATTTTGGTTCATTCGATTATGGTCGTAATGATGGTGTGTTAAAAACGTTAACTTCCTACACTGATGTTTTACCAGAATTTGGTGGAGATGCATCAAACAATGATTTTTATGCATTAACTGCACGTACTAAAGCTGTAGCAACATACCGTAATTCAGATTTCTTCGGTCTAGTTGATGGTTTACGTTTTGCTGTTCAATACGCTGACAATGGTGATAACAGTTCAACTGATCATTTCAATAGACAAACTCAAAATGGTCACAATAGTGCCGAAGCATGGGGTTCAGTTGTAGATTGGGATGTGCTTGATACTGGTTTAACTGTTGGTGCAGGTTATGCACAAACAGGCGGTCATAAAGATGCTAAATCATGGTCAGCTGGTGTTAAATATGACAACAACAACATATATTTAGCAGCACTTTACATTGAAGGTAAGCAAAAATATGGTTGGAACAATGCTTCAACAAATCGTCGTGCTGATGATTTAAAAACTAAAGGATTTGAAATTGTAGCACAATATGGTATTGACTTTGATATTGGTCGTTTAACTCCATCTGTTGCTTATATCCAACATAAAGTTAAAGATGCGTCTAGCTTAACAAGTGATGCGGGTCTTAAAGGTAATGATCTAGCTAAATATGTTGATGTTGGTTTAACTTATGACTTCAACAAAAATTTATCAGCAATTGTTGATTATAAAATCAACTTGTTAGATAAGGATGATATTGGCGCACGTCGTGCTTTATATGAAGATGGTACATTTACTAAGTCTCAAATTAAAGCAACTGCCAAAGATACCGTTGCACTTGGTTTAATCTATCAATTCTAA
- a CDS encoding TrmH family RNA methyltransferase, which translates to MTDNTEKSKPTIFYAKHSEPKKHSRANKEKSNGWKERRKNDAFQSKPKRDRNDRIETFQARSDRPKFAKQSIVIELNRSPSEFEHDSPWQKKVRANDQTPTFGYDGYRQRKEETLVYSENSCKAVFKHRRSAIVKLFIIQEMTYQFKELINWLVQERLGYDIVSNEQLNKITQTQHHGGVCLIAKKRAPLTLFNYLDEKSDANKDCILAIDDVNNPHNLGGLIRSAAFYDVNAVMLRQSNLLDSGAAMRVSEGGIEAVESIKSDDFLASLDILKQRGYQIVALLPCQTKSIDSSELHKVQFDKKVVLVIFQQINMKLVNCADVVVHLKGNDNMPALNISVATGILLSNLYR; encoded by the coding sequence ATGACCGACAATACTGAAAAAAGTAAACCAACTATTTTTTACGCTAAACATAGCGAGCCGAAAAAACACTCTCGGGCTAATAAAGAAAAATCAAATGGATGGAAAGAGAGGCGTAAAAATGATGCATTTCAGTCTAAACCGAAACGCGATCGTAATGACCGTATTGAAACATTTCAAGCGCGCAGTGATAGACCTAAGTTTGCAAAACAGAGTATTGTTATAGAATTAAATCGATCTCCATCGGAATTTGAACATGATTCGCCATGGCAGAAGAAAGTACGTGCGAATGACCAAACACCAACATTTGGTTATGATGGATATCGACAACGTAAAGAAGAAACCTTAGTTTACAGCGAAAATAGCTGTAAAGCCGTTTTCAAACATCGACGCAGCGCTATTGTGAAATTATTTATTATCCAAGAGATGACTTACCAGTTTAAAGAGTTAATTAACTGGTTAGTTCAGGAGCGTTTAGGTTATGATATTGTTTCGAATGAACAGCTCAATAAAATAACTCAAACACAGCATCATGGTGGTGTTTGTTTAATTGCTAAAAAACGTGCTCCATTAACTTTATTCAATTATTTAGATGAAAAAAGTGATGCAAATAAGGATTGTATTTTAGCTATTGATGATGTTAATAATCCGCATAATTTAGGTGGATTGATAAGAAGTGCGGCTTTTTATGATGTAAATGCTGTCATGTTACGTCAATCAAATCTGCTTGATAGCGGTGCTGCAATGCGAGTATCAGAAGGCGGCATTGAAGCAGTAGAATCAATTAAAAGTGACGATTTTCTTGCTTCGCTTGATATCTTAAAGCAACGTGGTTATCAAATTGTTGCTTTGCTACCTTGTCAAACTAAATCGATAGATTCTAGCGAGTTACATAAAGTTCAATTTGATAAGAAAGTTGTTTTGGTTATTTTTCAGCAAATTAATATGAAACTGGTCAACTGTGCTGATGTCGTTGTACATTTGAAAGGTAATGATAATATGCCGGCGCTGAATATCTCAGTGGCTACAGGGATCTTATTATCAAATTTATATAGATAA
- the ubiE gene encoding bifunctional demethylmenaquinone methyltransferase/2-methoxy-6-polyprenyl-1,4-benzoquinol methylase UbiE, whose protein sequence is MSQSFDNQNNNNQEKIDFGYRQVLKEEKVKRVADVFHSVADKYDVMNDLMSFGIHRIWKKITIEYSSVRKGQKVLDLAGGTGDLTAKFSQLVGDNGLVVLADINESMLKVGRDKLRDKGLFKNIEYVQANAEELPFADNYFDCITISFGLRNVTDKDKALQSMWRVLKPGGRLLILEFSKPQYKILNKAYDLYSFTMLPLMGKIVANDSDSYRYLAESIRMHPNQNTLKKMMENAGFVDVKYHNMTGGIVALHTGFKF, encoded by the coding sequence ATGTCTCAATCATTTGACAATCAAAATAATAACAATCAAGAAAAAATTGATTTTGGTTATCGACAAGTCTTAAAAGAAGAAAAAGTCAAACGTGTCGCCGATGTATTTCATTCTGTTGCGGATAAATATGATGTAATGAATGATTTGATGTCATTTGGTATTCATCGTATTTGGAAAAAAATCACCATTGAATATAGCAGTGTTCGCAAAGGTCAAAAAGTGTTAGACCTTGCTGGAGGAACAGGAGATTTAACTGCAAAATTTTCTCAACTTGTTGGTGACAATGGCTTAGTTGTTTTAGCAGATATCAATGAATCCATGTTAAAAGTTGGACGTGATAAACTGCGTGATAAAGGACTATTTAAAAATATTGAATACGTTCAGGCAAATGCTGAAGAATTACCTTTCGCGGATAACTATTTTGATTGTATTACCATTTCCTTTGGTCTTCGTAATGTTACTGATAAAGACAAAGCATTACAATCTATGTGGCGAGTATTAAAGCCAGGTGGACGTTTACTCATTTTGGAATTTTCTAAACCACAATACAAAATTCTTAATAAAGCTTATGATCTTTATTCCTTTACTATGTTACCTTTAATGGGCAAAATTGTGGCAAATGATTCTGATAGTTATCGCTATTTAGCAGAATCAATCCGCATGCATCCAAATCAAAATACCTTAAAAAAAATGATGGAAAATGCAGGCTTTGTTGATGTTAAATACCACAACATGACAGGTGGAATTGTCGCATTACACACTGGCTTTAAATTTTGA
- the tatA gene encoding twin-arginine translocase TatA/TatE family subunit, producing the protein MMPSLPQLLILIAVVVLLFGTKKLRSLGSDLGASIKGFKKAMNDDDKPESSNSAKVENLDSTDDNNSKKE; encoded by the coding sequence ATGATGCCAAGTCTACCCCAGCTACTCATATTAATTGCAGTTGTTGTGTTATTATTTGGAACCAAAAAGTTACGCTCATTGGGCTCTGACCTTGGCGCATCAATCAAAGGCTTTAAAAAAGCCATGAATGATGATGATAAGCCAGAAAGCAGTAATTCAGCGAAAGTCGAAAATCTTGATTCGACCGATGACAATAATTCTAAAAAAGAGTAA
- the nadR gene encoding multifunctional transcriptional regulator/nicotinamide-nucleotide adenylyltransferase/ribosylnicotinamide kinase NadR → MGSKYKIGMIFGKFYPLHYGHIYLIEQAMTQVDELHVFLGCEATRDKKLFEKSHLPRQPQVSDRFSWLKETFKDRHNIHVHVLDEAGIESYPNGWKDWSDRVKQILFKHNIKPNVVFTSEPQDVKNYEFYFGCPVVIVDADRNFMNISATQIRQNPYKYGSFIADAAKPFFDKK, encoded by the coding sequence ATGGGCTCAAAGTACAAAATTGGTATGATTTTTGGTAAGTTTTATCCCTTACATTATGGTCATATCTATTTAATTGAACAAGCTATGACGCAAGTTGATGAACTGCATGTTTTTCTGGGTTGTGAAGCGACACGAGATAAGAAACTTTTTGAGAAAAGCCATCTACCAAGACAACCTCAAGTGAGCGATCGCTTTTCATGGTTGAAAGAAACGTTTAAAGACCGTCATAATATTCATGTACATGTTTTAGATGAAGCGGGAATTGAGTCTTATCCCAATGGCTGGAAAGATTGGAGCGATCGCGTTAAACAGATTTTATTTAAGCATAACATTAAACCTAATGTTGTCTTCACTAGTGAACCACAAGATGTTAAAAATTATGAATTCTATTTCGGCTGTCCAGTAGTTATTGTTGATGCTGATCGTAATTTTATGAACATCAGTGCGACACAAATTCGTCAAAATCCTTATAAATATGGGTCATTTATTGCTGATGCAGCTAAACCATTTTTTGATAAAAAGTAG
- the ubiB gene encoding ubiquinone biosynthesis regulatory protein kinase UbiB: protein MIFFRLYKIIKVFHAYRLNELLPAHRLSNWLRFLSLCLFWVKPKAKQQAIGERLRQALQELGPVWIKFGQMISTRRDVLPKQIADALAKLQDQVDPFDGKIAKQLIEQALEQPIDYYFANFDEKPLASASIAQVHTAILKHSQSEIVIKVLRPDILPVIQADISLMYWVAKQFTKRIKHGEKLRAIEIVRDYESTLLKELDLLQEAYNTAKLRANFINSNILYIPYVYENLCRKNVLVEERIKGIPIANIDQLKHHNIDMKLLAQRGVQAFFTQVFRDNFFHADMHPGNIFVDISDPNDPRYIGIDCAIVGILSEDDQRYLAENFLAFFNRDYRKIAETYIASGWVPETTDIMALERAMRNVCEPAFAKPLAEISFSQILLQLFEVARQFEMDIQPQLILLEKTLFYIEGLGRQLYPELDLWQTAKPFLEKWYEDKYSAQKLLQQAWASLPQWRAILPQLPVKLNDYERITKQMNAQLKQINRELQQSKRCQQYLMAILALIGVIGMVLFILH, encoded by the coding sequence ATGATATTTTTTCGACTATATAAAATAATAAAAGTATTTCATGCTTATCGTTTAAATGAGCTTTTGCCAGCACATCGATTATCAAACTGGCTACGCTTTTTATCGCTTTGTCTATTTTGGGTCAAACCTAAGGCCAAGCAACAAGCAATTGGCGAACGTTTACGTCAAGCCTTACAGGAGTTAGGACCTGTTTGGATAAAATTTGGGCAGATGATCTCAACTCGACGTGATGTGTTACCTAAACAGATTGCTGATGCATTAGCAAAATTACAAGATCAGGTTGACCCCTTTGACGGTAAAATTGCTAAACAACTTATTGAACAAGCACTTGAACAACCAATTGATTATTATTTTGCAAATTTTGATGAAAAGCCATTAGCATCAGCATCAATAGCACAAGTACATACGGCTATTTTAAAACATAGCCAATCTGAAATCGTAATAAAAGTATTACGTCCTGATATTCTGCCAGTAATTCAAGCCGATATTAGTTTAATGTATTGGGTGGCAAAACAATTTACTAAGCGTATAAAGCATGGTGAGAAATTACGCGCCATTGAAATTGTGCGTGATTATGAGTCAACTTTATTAAAAGAGCTCGATTTGCTGCAAGAGGCTTACAATACTGCTAAATTACGAGCAAATTTTATCAATAGTAATATTTTATATATCCCTTATGTATATGAAAATTTATGCCGTAAAAATGTTCTTGTTGAAGAACGCATCAAAGGAATTCCTATTGCCAATATTGATCAGCTTAAGCACCACAATATCGACATGAAATTACTTGCCCAGCGTGGCGTCCAAGCCTTTTTTACTCAAGTATTTCGGGATAATTTTTTTCATGCAGATATGCATCCAGGTAATATTTTTGTTGATATCTCTGATCCTAACGATCCTCGCTATATTGGTATTGACTGTGCAATTGTTGGTATATTAAGTGAAGATGATCAGCGTTATCTTGCTGAAAATTTCTTAGCCTTTTTTAATCGCGATTATCGAAAAATAGCGGAAACTTATATTGCTTCTGGCTGGGTACCTGAAACAACCGATATTATGGCTCTTGAAAGAGCTATGCGAAATGTTTGTGAGCCTGCTTTTGCTAAACCACTAGCTGAAATATCATTTTCACAAATTTTATTGCAACTATTTGAGGTTGCACGTCAATTTGAGATGGATATCCAACCACAATTAATACTTCTTGAAAAAACACTATTTTATATTGAAGGTTTGGGTCGCCAGCTTTATCCTGAACTTGATTTATGGCAAACCGCAAAACCTTTTTTGGAAAAATGGTATGAAGATAAATATAGTGCGCAAAAGCTATTGCAACAAGCTTGGGCTTCACTACCACAGTGGCGTGCTATCTTGCCTCAATTACCAGTAAAATTGAATGATTATGAGCGAATTACCAAACAGATGAATGCCCAACTAAAACAAATTAACCGAGAATTGCAACAAAGTAAAAGATGTCAGCAATATTTAATGGCAATACTTGCTTTAATCGGTGTTATTGGAATGGTACTGTTCATACTTCATTAA
- the nusB gene encoding transcription antitermination factor NusB: protein MALVNPRRRARECAVQAIYSWQVSRNDLADVETSFIAEQDMKGVDTKYFRELLHGVAKNTVELDEKMAPYLTERKVEELGQIELAILRIALYELLKRQDVPYKVVINEAIDLTKTFGAADSHKFVNGVLDKIAPTIRTR, encoded by the coding sequence GTGGCATTAGTTAATCCTCGTCGTCGAGCAAGAGAGTGTGCAGTACAGGCTATATACTCTTGGCAAGTTTCTAGAAACGATCTTGCGGATGTTGAGACCAGTTTTATTGCAGAACAAGATATGAAAGGTGTTGATACTAAGTATTTTCGTGAACTATTACATGGCGTGGCTAAAAACACCGTGGAATTAGACGAAAAAATGGCACCTTATCTCACTGAGCGTAAAGTCGAAGAGCTAGGTCAGATTGAACTCGCCATATTACGCATTGCACTTTATGAATTATTAAAGCGTCAGGATGTGCCTTATAAAGTAGTAATAAACGAAGCGATAGACTTGACGAAAACATTCGGTGCTGCTGATAGCCATAAATTTGTTAATGGTGTATTAGATAAAATAGCGCCAACCATCCGAACGCGATAA